The Deltaproteobacteria bacterium genome window below encodes:
- a CDS encoding TIGR04295 family B12-binding domain-containing radical SAM protein, producing the protein MIFALVNPNWDFSGSIYFGCREPHFPLELGYSKALIERSGHSARIVDAHLEGLSLEETKKRVGELKPDFIVVTTAPGYLFWRCPQPELRVPKRLLAELADYPAVKVAIGPHASVTPSAALMKLGADVVVMGEPEMVLPELAGGNLDKVKSICYRSGPDIRTQGGPRASDVTVLPALRWPSEYVSRRAHHHHRFCSDMSGLGAEVEASRGCPYSCTFCAKREFRNNYRKRPLPAVLDEIDCLIAGGVEYIYFIDEIFMPDRKLLESLSARKVKFGIQTRIDLWKPAMLELLGEAGCVSIEAGVESVSEAGRAHLGKRCAITTDELAFLLMTAKRGVNFVQATLLESSMDDPEVVEAWRSLLINAGIWVNSPVPLFPYPGSEEYSRRWGEPDSRAWERAHEHYLAENGSFSDIQESDPLPLAELEAV; encoded by the coding sequence ATGATATTCGCGCTGGTCAACCCTAACTGGGACTTCTCCGGAAGCATATACTTTGGATGCAGGGAACCCCATTTCCCGCTCGAGCTCGGTTATTCGAAGGCGCTCATCGAAAGGTCCGGGCACAGCGCCCGGATAGTCGACGCGCACCTCGAAGGCCTCTCCCTGGAAGAGACGAAAAAGAGGGTCGGGGAACTTAAGCCCGACTTCATCGTAGTAACGACCGCTCCCGGATACCTCTTCTGGAGATGCCCTCAGCCGGAGCTCAGGGTGCCGAAGCGGCTCCTCGCGGAGCTTGCCGATTATCCTGCCGTCAAGGTGGCAATAGGCCCGCACGCATCAGTAACCCCTTCCGCGGCGCTTATGAAGCTCGGGGCCGACGTCGTGGTAATGGGCGAGCCGGAGATGGTATTGCCCGAGCTTGCGGGCGGGAACCTCGATAAGGTCAAGTCGATATGCTACCGGTCGGGGCCGGACATAAGGACGCAGGGCGGGCCGCGCGCCTCCGACGTAACCGTCCTACCGGCGCTAAGGTGGCCTTCTGAGTACGTCTCAAGGCGAGCCCACCACCACCACAGGTTCTGCTCGGATATGTCCGGCCTTGGGGCCGAGGTGGAGGCCTCGAGGGGGTGCCCGTATTCGTGCACCTTCTGCGCCAAGAGGGAGTTCCGTAACAATTACCGGAAAAGGCCGCTCCCGGCCGTGCTGGACGAGATCGACTGTCTCATTGCCGGGGGCGTTGAATACATATACTTCATCGACGAGATATTCATGCCCGACAGGAAGCTCCTGGAGTCGCTTTCAGCCCGGAAGGTCAAATTCGGGATACAGACGAGGATAGATCTCTGGAAGCCGGCAATGCTCGAGCTCCTGGGGGAGGCGGGGTGCGTATCGATCGAGGCAGGCGTCGAGAGCGTATCGGAGGCCGGAAGGGCGCACCTCGGGAAAAGGTGCGCGATAACGACCGACGAGCTGGCCTTCCTCCTCATGACCGCGAAAAGGGGAGTGAATTTCGTGCAGGCGACCCTGCTCGAGTCGAGCATGGACGACCCCGAGGTCGTGGAGGCGTGGAGGTCGCTTCTCATAAACGCCGGCATATGGGTGAACAGTCCGGTGCCGCTCTTCCCATATCCCGGCTCGGAGGAATATTCGAGGAGGTGGGGCGAGCCTGATTCCAGGGCATGGGAGCGCGCGCACGAGCATTACCTCGCGGAGAACGGGTCTTTCAGCGATATCCAGGAGAGCGACCCCCTCCCTCTGGCCGAGCTCGAGGCCGTATGA
- a CDS encoding SDR family NAD(P)-dependent oxidoreductase, giving the protein MEKILVTGGAGFIGSHLADELLNGGYKVRALDSLVEQVHGPDGKRPEYLARDVDLVRGDIRDPEAVEKALKGVDAVFHFAAAVGVGQSMYRIEDYVDVNCRGTAVLLESLVKRPVQKLVVASSMSIYGEGLYRTVDGAAAETAQRTIERLRNGEWELVDQAGRKLVPVPTSETKPPSIASIYALTKFDQEKMCLVTGSAYGIPTVALRFFNAFGPRQAFSNPYTGVLAIFSARLLNGKPPLIYEDGLQQRDFVNVRDVAYACRLALESEGAAYKSFNVGSGRSHAVVEIAERMSRMFGKEISPEITGKYRMGDIRHCFADIGLAKAVLGYEPRVSLEDGLVELAAWLEGKNAPDRVAEASEELAGRGLTI; this is encoded by the coding sequence ATGGAGAAGATACTGGTTACCGGAGGGGCCGGGTTCATAGGCTCGCACCTCGCGGATGAGCTGCTTAACGGCGGCTACAAGGTAAGGGCCCTTGATTCGCTAGTGGAGCAGGTGCACGGGCCGGACGGAAAGAGGCCGGAGTACCTTGCGAGGGACGTGGATCTCGTCCGCGGCGACATAAGGGACCCGGAGGCGGTCGAGAAGGCGCTCAAGGGGGTCGACGCGGTCTTTCACTTCGCCGCGGCCGTGGGCGTCGGGCAGTCGATGTACCGGATAGAAGACTATGTGGACGTCAATTGCAGGGGCACGGCGGTCCTCCTTGAGTCGCTCGTCAAAAGGCCGGTCCAAAAACTGGTGGTCGCCTCCAGCATGAGCATATACGGCGAGGGACTTTACCGTACGGTCGACGGGGCCGCTGCCGAGACCGCGCAAAGGACGATCGAGCGGCTGAGGAACGGGGAATGGGAGCTGGTCGACCAGGCCGGGCGGAAGCTCGTGCCGGTGCCGACGTCCGAGACGAAGCCCCCCTCGATAGCCTCCATATACGCGCTCACCAAGTTCGACCAGGAGAAGATGTGCCTGGTCACCGGGAGCGCATACGGCATACCGACTGTGGCGCTCAGGTTCTTCAACGCATTCGGGCCGAGGCAGGCGTTCTCAAACCCCTATACCGGGGTCCTCGCTATATTTTCTGCAAGGCTCCTCAACGGAAAGCCGCCGCTCATATACGAGGACGGGCTCCAGCAAAGGGACTTCGTGAACGTGCGGGACGTGGCCTATGCCTGCAGGCTCGCCCTGGAATCGGAGGGGGCGGCTTATAAGTCCTTTAATGTCGGAAGCGGCAGGAGCCATGCTGTCGTGGAAATAGCCGAGAGGATGTCGCGCATGTTCGGCAAGGAAATAAGCCCGGAGATAACGGGCAAATACAGGATGGGCGACATAAGACATTGCTTCGCGGACATAGGCCTCGCGAAGGCCGTGCTGGGCTATGAGCCGAGGGTGAGCCTCGAGGACGGCCTGGTCGAGCTTGCGGCCTGGCTCGAAGGGAAGAACGCCCCGGACCGGGTGGCAGAGGCGAGCGAGGAACTGGCGGGGCGCGGACTCACGATATAA
- a CDS encoding endonuclease/exonuclease/phosphatase family protein, translated as MPYPQKPLRVMTYNVHSCVGSDGKISTYRIADVIARYEPDIVALQELDSGLARTNHAHQAEEIAGHLDMDFHFHPSLEIRNGKYGNAVLSRYPLRLVQAGALPSPWWFRPFERRGALWTAVSFRGREVQIINTHFGHNWRERVLQAEALLGAQWAAHSSCAPPLLLCGDFNTLPVSSVYKRFRKFLSDAQLSISGKKPRRTYPSRYPIARIDHIFSSREVMVLNTDVPRTILTQAASDHLPLIADMDIR; from the coding sequence ATGCCGTATCCGCAAAAGCCGCTCCGGGTAATGACATACAACGTCCACAGCTGCGTTGGCTCGGACGGGAAGATATCGACGTACAGGATAGCCGACGTCATCGCCCGCTACGAGCCCGACATCGTGGCCCTGCAGGAGCTCGACTCGGGACTTGCCAGGACGAACCACGCGCACCAGGCCGAGGAGATCGCCGGGCACCTTGACATGGATTTCCATTTCCATCCGTCGCTGGAGATCCGGAACGGCAAGTACGGCAACGCGGTCTTGAGCAGGTATCCGCTCCGCCTCGTACAGGCCGGCGCCCTGCCGTCGCCCTGGTGGTTCCGGCCCTTCGAGAGGAGAGGGGCTCTCTGGACGGCCGTGAGTTTCAGGGGGAGGGAGGTTCAGATTATAAACACGCACTTCGGGCACAACTGGAGGGAACGGGTGCTCCAGGCCGAGGCGCTCCTGGGCGCCCAGTGGGCCGCGCACTCTTCCTGCGCGCCGCCTCTCCTTCTATGCGGCGACTTCAACACCCTTCCGGTCTCGTCCGTTTACAAGAGGTTCAGGAAATTCCTCTCGGACGCGCAGCTCTCGATTTCGGGCAAGAAGCCCAGGAGGACATATCCGAGCCGCTATCCGATAGCCCGTATCGACCATATCTTCTCGAGCCGCGAGGTCATGGTCCTTAATACCGACGTCCCGAGGACCATTCTCACCCAGGCCGCCTCGGACCACCTCCCCCTGATAGCCGACATGGATATACGCTGA
- a CDS encoding phospholipase, protein MWSRIIEPGRNCFENIAIEESGVYVDGAEYYGAFYRAALKARRYIIISGWQFDSEVSLIRGPDALRARRDVTLLKFLDSLCRRNPELRVYILAWDFSLIFLHEREWMQEIVFNWSTSERLLFRFDNKHAIGASQHQKYTVIDGSIAFLGGMDFAAGRWDDRRHLARNPERTNPDGKPYAPYHDMQAYFTGPLVSTLSRMFEERWRLSVGTDIRLPAPLEGDYLPPGIGTPIQARSASLSRTQGKTFFRPDGPVKEIRALFIDAIRAARKLVYIESQYFSSHAIYRALTERMEDGSAPRLDIVIVLPKKPNAFVEELSVGLLQTRILSLLRQTAKRHGHSLGIYYTTAPGEGVDEVPVYIHSKLLIVDDRFLTVGSANATNRSMGLDSELNISWEACSLRDLSLIRSIREFRAGLLIEYIGTDSGIDLRRLKRPRGLVEYLDYLAETRLYRLQRHSVSSYLAGNEILKALDELLMDPEKAFIEENVFEIFSPDVASVFSEGITLFKKYLFRKRAG, encoded by the coding sequence ATGTGGAGCCGGATAATCGAGCCGGGCCGCAACTGCTTCGAGAATATCGCAATCGAGGAATCGGGGGTCTACGTCGACGGCGCGGAATACTATGGCGCCTTCTACCGCGCGGCCCTCAAGGCGCGGAGATACATAATAATCTCCGGCTGGCAGTTCGACAGCGAAGTATCCCTCATACGCGGCCCCGACGCCTTGAGGGCAAGGCGGGATGTGACGCTCCTTAAGTTCCTCGACTCGCTCTGCAGGAGAAACCCGGAACTCCGCGTCTACATACTCGCCTGGGACTTCAGCCTCATATTCCTGCACGAGCGCGAGTGGATGCAGGAGATCGTCTTCAACTGGTCCACGAGCGAGCGCCTCCTCTTCCGCTTCGATAACAAGCACGCCATTGGCGCGAGCCAGCACCAGAAATACACTGTTATTGACGGCTCCATAGCCTTCCTCGGCGGCATGGATTTCGCGGCAGGCAGGTGGGACGACAGGCGCCACCTGGCCCGCAACCCCGAGAGGACCAACCCGGACGGAAAGCCTTACGCCCCATACCATGACATGCAGGCCTACTTCACAGGCCCGCTCGTTTCCACCCTCTCCAGGATGTTCGAGGAGCGCTGGAGGCTGTCAGTAGGTACTGATATCCGTCTTCCCGCCCCTCTCGAAGGCGACTACCTGCCGCCCGGCATAGGGACTCCCATACAGGCCAGGAGCGCTTCACTCAGCAGGACGCAGGGCAAGACCTTTTTCAGGCCCGACGGACCGGTGAAGGAGATTCGGGCCCTCTTCATCGACGCCATAAGGGCCGCCCGGAAGCTCGTCTATATCGAAAGCCAGTACTTCAGCTCGCATGCCATATACAGGGCGCTCACGGAAAGGATGGAGGACGGGTCGGCCCCCAGGCTCGATATAGTCATCGTGCTTCCGAAAAAGCCGAACGCGTTCGTAGAGGAGCTCTCTGTGGGCCTCCTGCAGACGCGGATACTGAGCCTCTTGAGGCAGACGGCCAAACGCCATGGCCATTCGCTCGGCATTTATTATACAACTGCACCCGGAGAGGGCGTGGACGAGGTCCCGGTGTACATACACTCCAAGCTCCTGATAGTCGATGACAGGTTCCTTACCGTGGGCTCGGCGAACGCCACGAACAGGAGCATGGGCCTGGATTCAGAGCTAAACATCTCCTGGGAGGCCTGTTCACTAAGGGACTTAAGCCTCATCCGTTCGATAAGGGAGTTCAGGGCCGGCCTGCTGATCGAATACATCGGGACCGATTCCGGGATAGACTTAAGGAGGCTTAAAAGGCCGAGGGGGCTTGTCGAGTACCTCGACTACCTGGCCGAGACCAGGCTCTACCGGCTCCAGAGGCACAGTGTAAGCAGCTATCTCGCAGGGAACGAGATACTTAAGGCGCTCGATGAGCTCCTCATGGACCCCGAGAAGGCTTTCATAGAAGAGAACGTCTTCGAGATATTTTCTCCCGACGTGGCGTCGGTCTTTTCCGAAGGGATAACCTTATTCAAGAAATATCTCTTCAGGAAACGGGCGGGCTGA
- a CDS encoding DEAD/DEAH box helicase — MKAVAAMGFEEPTPIQEKTIPLLLSGKDVIGQAQTGTGKTAAFGIPVIEKVDKGRGPVQAVILAPTRELAIQAAEEINKLGAYKKVHALPVYGGTSIDRQIKAIAKGVQIVVGTPGRVLDHIERRTLSLKDVRIVVLDEADEMLDMGFIDDITKILKDTPEARQTLLFSATMPEEVLRISKRYMKAPERVRIAADTLTAAKIRQIVYELRNSDKMDALSRLIDFDAEGTFLVFCHTKKEVDEVTSNLKLRGYDADAMHGDYTQAQREAVLKKFKGGKVDVLVATDVAARGLDISSISHVVNYSIPQNPESYVHRIGRTGRAGREGVAITFVTPREDRQFRLIKAVSKAEIKKGKLPSREEVLGVRLASLEEKMNEFIDDKRFDRFLGMAEKLSERLKPVDALAALLKFQLEGFDRAPEEEERGSLDDTGAAPGMARLFMTIGREQGVSAMDIVDAISKKADLPRQQIKKVSIFESFTFVEVPRDSAEKIIEFMHRSIISGRKVAVAPAKPRALSRK, encoded by the coding sequence ATGAAGGCAGTGGCGGCAATGGGGTTCGAGGAGCCGACCCCCATACAGGAGAAGACGATACCGCTTCTTTTGTCCGGAAAGGACGTGATAGGCCAGGCGCAGACAGGCACCGGGAAGACCGCCGCATTCGGCATACCCGTGATAGAGAAGGTCGACAAGGGCAGGGGCCCGGTCCAGGCCGTAATCCTCGCGCCGACGAGGGAGCTCGCGATCCAGGCGGCCGAGGAGATAAACAAGCTCGGGGCCTACAAGAAGGTGCACGCCCTTCCGGTCTACGGCGGGACCTCCATAGACCGTCAGATAAAGGCCATAGCCAAGGGTGTCCAGATCGTCGTAGGCACGCCCGGCAGGGTATTGGACCACATAGAGAGACGGACGCTTTCTCTGAAGGACGTAAGGATCGTGGTCCTCGACGAGGCCGACGAGATGCTCGACATGGGCTTCATCGACGACATCACGAAGATACTCAAGGACACGCCGGAGGCCAGGCAGACGCTCCTTTTCTCCGCGACCATGCCCGAAGAGGTCTTGAGGATTTCCAAGCGGTACATGAAGGCCCCGGAGAGGGTCCGTATAGCCGCGGACACGCTCACGGCGGCGAAGATACGGCAGATAGTCTATGAGCTCAGGAACTCGGACAAGATGGACGCGCTCTCAAGGCTTATAGACTTCGACGCCGAGGGCACGTTTCTCGTCTTCTGCCATACCAAGAAGGAAGTGGACGAGGTCACCTCGAATCTTAAGCTCCGCGGCTACGATGCGGACGCCATGCACGGCGACTACACGCAGGCGCAGAGGGAGGCCGTCCTCAAGAAATTCAAGGGCGGCAAGGTGGACGTGCTGGTCGCAACCGACGTGGCCGCGCGCGGCCTCGACATAAGCAGCATCTCCCACGTCGTGAACTATTCGATACCGCAGAACCCCGAGTCCTACGTGCACAGGATCGGGAGGACCGGCAGGGCCGGAAGGGAAGGGGTGGCCATAACCTTCGTCACCCCGAGGGAGGACAGGCAGTTCCGGCTCATAAAGGCCGTGTCCAAGGCGGAGATAAAGAAAGGCAAGCTCCCCAGCAGGGAAGAGGTGCTCGGTGTGCGTCTCGCCTCTTTGGAGGAGAAGATGAACGAGTTCATCGACGACAAGAGGTTCGACAGGTTCCTCGGTATGGCCGAGAAGCTCTCGGAGAGGTTGAAGCCGGTCGATGCGCTTGCGGCGCTACTTAAGTTTCAGCTCGAAGGCTTTGACAGGGCCCCCGAAGAGGAAGAGAGAGGCTCGCTCGACGACACCGGGGCGGCCCCCGGCATGGCGAGGCTCTTCATGACCATCGGCAGGGAGCAGGGCGTAAGCGCCATGGACATAGTGGACGCGATATCGAAGAAGGCCGACCTCCCCAGGCAGCAGATAAAGAAGGTCAGCATATTCGAGTCGTTCACCTTCGTCGAGGTACCGAGGGACTCCGCCGAAAAGATCATCGAGTTCATGCACCGCTCGATAATCTCGGGGAGAAAGGTGGCGGTGGCCCCGGCAAAGCCCAGGGCGCTCAGCAGGAAATAA
- the dinB gene encoding DNA polymerase IV: protein MHIDMNAFFASVEQQSNPSLRGKPIAVVGSAQRTVVTTASYEARAFGVKTGMNKVEARRACPGLIFVTGNNRKYTDASVRIMGILKDFSPMVEAYSIDEAFVDITGCISGFGSPSALATAVKKRIRDEIGSRLTCSIGIAPNKLIAKLASDMKKPDGLVVLAPEEVPALLEDLPVNELWGIGPRLTAHLGALGVVTCGELGRFPASILRERFGIIGERLKLMGQGIYESGVVPIGQEEEAKSVGHSMTLQVDASDKPVIKRHILKLSEKVGARAREHGLYGRKVALTIRYPDFFTFSKQKTLPAPTNDTRAIYSAAVGILEGLRLKTAVRLLGVTLSDLAKGAQQMPLFEDDRRRERLLGAMDGLNRAFGSSTVTWAALFEKDPWEDPTGVISPAWRPEGVKRVDVR from the coding sequence ATGCATATCGACATGAACGCCTTTTTCGCCTCGGTCGAGCAGCAGTCGAACCCTTCCCTGAGGGGAAAACCCATAGCGGTCGTGGGCTCGGCCCAGAGGACTGTAGTGACGACCGCCTCCTACGAGGCAAGGGCGTTCGGCGTAAAGACCGGCATGAACAAGGTCGAGGCCAGAAGGGCCTGCCCCGGCCTCATATTCGTCACGGGGAACAACCGCAAATACACGGACGCCTCGGTCCGGATAATGGGGATACTTAAGGACTTCTCGCCGATGGTCGAGGCGTACTCCATTGACGAGGCGTTCGTGGACATAACGGGCTGCATCTCGGGTTTCGGCTCTCCCTCGGCCCTTGCAACGGCAGTAAAGAAGAGGATACGGGACGAGATCGGGAGCCGTCTTACATGCTCCATAGGCATAGCCCCGAATAAGCTGATCGCAAAGCTCGCATCCGACATGAAAAAGCCTGACGGCCTGGTCGTCCTGGCGCCGGAAGAGGTCCCGGCCCTCCTTGAGGACCTGCCGGTTAATGAGCTCTGGGGCATAGGCCCGAGGCTCACGGCCCACCTCGGCGCACTGGGGGTCGTTACATGCGGCGAACTCGGAAGGTTCCCGGCGAGCATCCTGAGGGAGCGCTTCGGCATAATAGGCGAGAGGCTTAAACTTATGGGGCAGGGCATATACGAGAGCGGGGTCGTGCCCATAGGACAGGAGGAAGAGGCAAAAAGCGTCGGGCACTCCATGACCCTTCAGGTAGACGCCTCGGATAAGCCGGTAATAAAAAGACATATACTCAAGCTCTCGGAGAAGGTCGGCGCAAGGGCAAGGGAACACGGCCTCTATGGGCGCAAAGTGGCCCTTACCATAAGGTATCCTGATTTTTTTACCTTCTCGAAACAGAAAACCCTTCCGGCCCCCACGAACGACACCCGCGCCATATACTCGGCGGCAGTGGGGATACTTGAGGGGTTGCGCCTTAAGACCGCGGTGCGGCTCCTTGGGGTTACGCTCTCGGACCTTGCCAAGGGCGCGCAACAGATGCCCCTTTTCGAGGATGACAGGAGGCGTGAGAGGCTCCTCGGGGCAATGGACGGCCTTAACAGGGCCTTCGGCTCGTCGACCGTTACATGGGCCGCGCTCTTTGAGAAGGACCCCTGGGAGGACCCAACGGGCGTAATATCCCCGGCGTGGAGGCCCGAGGGGGTGAAGAGGGTCGATGTAAGGTGA
- the lexA gene encoding transcriptional repressor LexA, whose amino-acid sequence MGSQLTSRQKEILDFLSEFIGEAGYPPSLRDICARFGIRGPKNAAKHLAALERKGFLKREASASRAISLLGPDRTRRGGISLPIAGRVRAGAPEEAVEDILGHVVHDEHFFKCRDAFLLRVEGESMIEAGISEGDLVVVRPQPDASDGDIIVALVDGEATVKRLVKTGGTVVLKPENPAMEPIVVKEGSDFAVIGKVISVIRLLEK is encoded by the coding sequence ATGGGCAGCCAACTCACATCACGGCAGAAAGAGATACTCGATTTCCTCAGCGAGTTCATAGGGGAGGCGGGCTACCCGCCTTCCCTGAGGGACATATGCGCCAGGTTCGGGATAAGGGGGCCGAAGAACGCCGCAAAACACCTTGCGGCCCTTGAGAGGAAGGGGTTCCTGAAAAGGGAGGCCTCGGCCTCCCGCGCGATCTCCCTTCTCGGCCCCGATCGGACGCGGCGCGGCGGCATCTCCCTGCCCATAGCCGGAAGGGTGAGGGCAGGCGCCCCGGAAGAGGCGGTCGAGGACATACTGGGCCATGTGGTGCACGATGAGCATTTCTTCAAGTGCAGGGACGCGTTCCTTTTAAGGGTCGAAGGCGAGAGCATGATTGAAGCGGGCATCTCCGAGGGCGACCTCGTGGTCGTAAGGCCCCAGCCCGATGCCTCGGACGGAGATATAATCGTGGCCCTCGTAGACGGCGAGGCAACTGTAAAGAGGCTCGTAAAAACCGGCGGCACGGTCGTCTTGAAGCCGGAGAACCCCGCAATGGAACCCATCGTAGTCAAAGAGGGTAGCGATTTCGCCGTTATAGGCAAGGTGATATCAGTGATAAGGCTGCTTGAAAAGTAA
- a CDS encoding nitronate monooxygenase, with protein MKIHELKEGAALFSPLVIQGGMGAGVSSWTLAKAVSKAGQLGVVSGTALDMILARRLQTGDPGGHMLRALRQFPFPAMAARVLERYFVPGGKKDDEPFKPVPMCSAELSRAHQELIVIANFVEVYLAKEGHAGRVGINYLEKIQLPQLASIYGAMLAGVDYVMVGAGIPREIPGILDSFAANRDASLKLNVLGADKDDDFRITFSPREFAEGAGLPALKRPAFFAIIASTVLAQTLVKKGTGRVDGLVIEGASAGGHNALPRGALRLDESGEPVYGPKDDVDLDSIKALGVPFWLAGAYGGSLRLKEALSLGASGIQAGTPFAFSAESGLTDEIRGEVLSAVSTGKVRVFTDPKASPTGFPFKVAALSGSHSEEDVFEARERVCDLGYLRHVYKKDDGSLGYRCPAEPVHEYVRKGGRIEDTEGCKCLCNGLMANIGLPQRRASGYVEKPLVTAGKDFSLVKEVLEKVGKPSYSAKDVLDSILGEECLAASSNCR; from the coding sequence ATGAAGATACACGAATTAAAAGAGGGAGCTGCCCTTTTCAGTCCGCTCGTAATACAGGGAGGCATGGGCGCCGGAGTATCCTCCTGGACCCTTGCCAAGGCGGTCTCAAAAGCGGGCCAGCTCGGGGTAGTCTCCGGCACAGCCCTTGACATGATACTCGCCAGGAGGCTGCAGACAGGAGACCCTGGCGGCCATATGCTCCGCGCCCTCAGGCAATTCCCTTTCCCGGCCATGGCGGCTCGCGTCCTTGAAAGGTATTTCGTACCCGGCGGCAAGAAGGATGACGAGCCCTTCAAGCCCGTGCCCATGTGCTCGGCGGAACTCTCCAGGGCCCACCAGGAGCTTATAGTTATCGCCAACTTCGTCGAGGTCTATCTTGCGAAGGAGGGGCACGCCGGCAGGGTCGGGATAAATTACCTCGAGAAGATACAGCTTCCGCAGCTCGCCTCTATATACGGGGCCATGCTTGCCGGGGTGGATTATGTCATGGTAGGCGCGGGCATCCCCAGGGAGATACCCGGCATCCTCGACAGCTTCGCGGCGAACAGGGACGCCTCCCTTAAGCTCAACGTGCTCGGCGCTGACAAGGACGATGACTTCAGGATAACGTTCAGTCCGCGGGAGTTCGCCGAAGGGGCCGGGCTCCCCGCATTGAAGCGTCCCGCTTTCTTCGCGATAATCGCCTCTACAGTGCTGGCCCAGACCCTCGTTAAGAAGGGCACGGGCCGGGTGGACGGGCTCGTTATCGAGGGGGCCTCGGCAGGCGGACACAACGCGCTTCCCAGGGGCGCATTGAGGCTTGACGAGAGCGGAGAGCCGGTCTACGGCCCCAAGGACGATGTCGACCTCGACAGCATAAAAGCCCTCGGTGTGCCTTTCTGGCTCGCTGGCGCGTACGGCGGCTCACTGAGGCTCAAGGAGGCCCTCTCGCTCGGCGCAAGCGGCATCCAGGCCGGAACCCCGTTCGCATTCTCGGCGGAGTCCGGCCTCACCGACGAGATCCGTGGTGAAGTGCTCTCGGCCGTATCCACGGGCAAGGTCCGCGTCTTTACCGACCCCAAGGCATCTCCGACCGGCTTTCCGTTCAAGGTGGCAGCCCTTTCAGGCTCGCACTCCGAGGAGGACGTCTTCGAGGCAAGGGAAAGGGTCTGCGACCTCGGATACCTCAGGCACGTCTATAAGAAGGACGACGGCTCCCTGGGCTATCGCTGCCCGGCTGAGCCGGTCCATGAGTACGTCCGTAAGGGCGGGAGAATAGAGGATACCGAAGGCTGTAAGTGCCTCTGTAACGGGCTTATGGCCAATATCGGCCTCCCGCAGAGGAGGGCCTCAGGGTATGTCGAGAAACCGCTTGTGACGGCCGGCAAGGACTTCTCCCTCGTAAAGGAGGTCCTTGAAAAGGTCGGCAAGCCCTCGTATTCCGCAAAGGACGTGCTTGACTCAATACTTGGAGAGGAGTGTCTTGCCGCAAGCTCCAATTGCCGCTGA
- the mtgA gene encoding monofunctional biosynthetic peptidoglycan transglycosylase produces the protein MLSMLYLAFFPDVSRLEKENPKKTAMMEHREAEWKARGKKIRVRHKWVSYSRISPHMVKAVIIAEDDKFWSHEGFDFEAMQKALEKDLKARRFRAGGSTISQQLAKNLFLKPTKSPIRKIREAIITWRLERALKKRRILELYLNVAEWGEGIFGVEAASRHHFGKSAAELTPMEAARLAVVLPNPRKLNASGSQRYVERRANVIYNIMVKRGFVVPEFEELVPGPAEEAVEPDTVPVEEGSAGMPPDAEFENEATAPAAPGPEPGPEQQTIDRPDGIQVIE, from the coding sequence ATGCTCTCCATGCTCTACCTGGCCTTCTTCCCGGATGTTTCCCGCCTTGAGAAGGAGAACCCGAAGAAGACCGCAATGATGGAGCACAGGGAGGCCGAGTGGAAGGCCAGGGGCAAGAAGATAAGGGTCCGCCACAAATGGGTGTCTTATTCGCGAATATCCCCTCACATGGTGAAGGCGGTAATAATAGCGGAAGACGACAAGTTCTGGAGCCATGAGGGCTTTGATTTCGAGGCCATGCAGAAGGCGCTCGAAAAAGACTTGAAGGCCCGCAGATTCAGGGCCGGGGGCTCGACCATAAGCCAGCAGCTCGCGAAGAACCTCTTTTTGAAGCCCACGAAATCCCCAATACGGAAGATTAGGGAGGCGATAATCACCTGGAGGCTCGAAAGGGCGCTCAAGAAGCGGCGCATACTCGAGCTCTATCTGAACGTGGCAGAGTGGGGCGAGGGCATATTCGGGGTGGAGGCCGCTTCCCGCCATCACTTCGGAAAGTCAGCCGCCGAGCTTACCCCCATGGAGGCGGCCCGTCTTGCGGTCGTGCTGCCGAACCCGAGGAAGCTGAACGCCTCCGGTTCGCAGCGCTACGTGGAGAGAAGGGCCAATGTCATATACAACATCATGGTGAAAAGGGGCTTCGTGGTACCGGAATTCGAGGAGCTTGTTCCCGGGCCAGCGGAAGAGGCGGTCGAGCCGGATACCGTTCCTGTAGAGGAAGGATCTGCAGGAATGCCGCCTGATGCGGAGTTTGAAAATGAAGCAACTGCCCCGGCCGCGCCGGGACCCGAACCAGGGCCGGAGCAGCAGACAATCGACAGGCCCGACGGCATTCAGGTAATTGAGTGA